AGCGCTTTTTCTGTTACGACAATTTGTCCATGCAGCCCCATTGAGCGCAAAAATTCTGATAAAGTCATCCCTGCTTTTTTAGCGTTACCGGCGATTCGTACCTGCTCATACCGGCTGCATTTAAGCGCCAGCACTACATTACGTTTAATGGCCTTAAACGGCCTGCCGCCTTTATTTTTAGTAGGTTTATCTTCCTGCTTCATAGGATTGTCTTATTTTTCGAATGCCACCCCAAGCGGCATGAGAAGCCCCCGAATCACGCCCCAGCGGGATGAGGGGCCAGCCGTTTTGGTATTACCAAACCATTGCTGGCTACCTCAACGTCGAAAAGGCTTTCCCGTATTTGATCGTTCAAAATGTTCGTCATTTTATTTGCTGTAGGAGGCTTTAAATGCTATTTAACTGTTACGACTTTGGAGTTAAACAGCAAGGGGCCAATGTGCAACATTTGGTACACCTTGCCATTCCCTTCGATGGGGATTAAGGAAAGCTATGTTACCGGCTTAATCGCCGTTTTATAATTCCCGGGGCATTTCTTTTATGCAATAATTCGCGGCGGAAAAATTGGCAGTTGTTGTATTACCGCAGCTCATCCTTGTTGAAAACTTTCGGATTGTCAACACCATATTTGCGGAGATTATTTTTTAGGTTCATCCATAGCTGGATATTGTAATCGGCAATTTCATGGAGGTCTGTATCTGTTAAACCAAATGGATTTTGTACCGAACCGGTGCCGTTTTTTCGTTGCTGACCTGAGGAAGAAGTGCGGTTGTATCTGCACTGCCCGCAACATTTTGCGGCTCTATGTAGGAAAAAATTGTTGGGGCTGATCCTTCCCCGATCTGTAACGCTGGCCCAATAGCCATGCTGTCGCCATAAAACCGGATCTGCTTTCCTGAACTTAAATGCAATGTTCTTTTCTTAAAATCTGCCATTGTTTTTGTTTTTTTCGTTAAAAAATATTTCATTACCTGCCAAGGCCTAAGCTCCGCTTTTGGACACGATGAATCGTTTCATCAATTTCATTTTTTGCCTGTCCCTGCTTCTGTAAGGAGCGGTTTTGCCGGGTCAGCCATTCGTTCAGGTCCGCATAGCCCTCATAAAGCAGGCTGTGATCTTTGTATTTTGAATTTTCCTTTACAAGCTGAGCCGTACATTTTAGCCCGGCGTTATCACGATCCAGGTATAGATAAACGGAAGCATGCTGCTCTATCAGCATGCGGGATTTTTCCAAAAAAGCCAGGGAGTTGAGCACTAAAATGTTTGTATTATTGACGGCAGTCTTTTGAATGGCAGCATAGGTTAGAAAATCGAAGAAGCCTTCAAAAACGCTGATTTCATTGGCGCTGTTGTTTAAAAAGGATATGTTTTTGGGTGCTGCGCTGCCTTTAAAATGCGTATTGCGCAACTCGTAACCCCCAGCATCATTAGCAAAACCAATGGCGTAATATTTTCTGTTATTGAGCTCATATTGTACTTTCCGGCAATATCCCCGGGCTATTCCAAGCGGTATTTTCCGTTGCCCCAGATAAGCAATGAGCGCGGATGACACAATTGGGCCGGTAGATAACACCTGGATTTTCTTCTCTTTATCAGGGAGCGGAACATTACCCGAATGCGATAAGTTTTGCAACGGATTGCGATGAAAAGAAAGAAAATCCTGCAACCTGGTCAATGCCTCCGGAATACTACAGCTGTGATACAACATGCAGAGGTCAACAATACTGCCCCCTTTGCCAATCCCATGATCATACCACAGGCCCTTTCTCCGGTCAACTTTAAACGAAGGAGTGTTTTCACTTCTGCCGGGCAGTGGGGATAAATACCAGTATTCCGGGTTGCGGCGTATCCGGGAGTCAGGATAGTGACCCAGAGACTCCAGGTAATCGACTAGGTCGATTTGTTTTGCGTCGGTTGTAGTAAAGCGTTTCATTTTTCATTCGGTTGATAGTGAATGTTCTTTTTTTGTTTCACGTATTCCAATACTTCAGACCGGATAAAGTAAACCCGGCCGCCCTGTTTATGAAAAGGCAGGCCGC
The sequence above is a segment of the Niabella agricola genome. Coding sequences within it:
- a CDS encoding plasmid mobilization protein; translation: MKQEDKPTKNKGGRPFKAIKRNVVLALKCSRYEQVRIAGNAKKAGMTLSEFLRSMGLHGQIVVTEKALPKEVLLLTGTLNHMAANLNQLTKRHNSVTDILTPVDRAALDILSKELKGIASSIKNYLQ
- a CDS encoding toprim domain-containing protein, translated to MKRFTTTDAKQIDLVDYLESLGHYPDSRIRRNPEYWYLSPLPGRSENTPSFKVDRRKGLWYDHGIGKGGSIVDLCMLYHSCSIPEALTRLQDFLSFHRNPLQNLSHSGNVPLPDKEKKIQVLSTGPIVSSALIAYLGQRKIPLGIARGYCRKVQYELNNRKYYAIGFANDAGGYELRNTHFKGSAAPKNISFLNNSANEISVFEGFFDFLTYAAIQKTAVNNTNILVLNSLAFLEKSRMLIEQHASVYLYLDRDNAGLKCTAQLVKENSKYKDHSLLYEGYADLNEWLTRQNRSLQKQGQAKNEIDETIHRVQKRSLGLGR
- a CDS encoding helix-turn-helix domain-containing protein, with product MFRISLVTLHDWMKRGLPFHKQGGRVYFIRSEVLEYVKQKKNIHYQPNEK